Proteins encoded together in one Heliangelus exortis chromosome 13, bHelExo1.hap1, whole genome shotgun sequence window:
- the LOC139801816 gene encoding cilia- and flagella-associated protein 20-like isoform X1: MFKNTFQSGFLSVLYSIGSKPLQIWDKKVCNGYIKRITDNDIRSLVLEIAGTNVSTTYITCPDDPKETLGIKLPFLVMIIKNLKKYFTFEVQVLDDKNVRRRFRASNYQSTTRVNPFSCTMPLRLDDGWNQIQFNLSDFTRRAYGTNYIETLRVQSVSGG; encoded by the exons ATGTTCAAAAACACGTTCCAGAGTGGGTTCCTCTCCGTGCTGTACAGCATCGGCAGCAAGCCGCTCCAGATCTGGGACAAAAAG GTGTGCAATGGCTACATCAAGCGGATCACAGACAACGACATTCGGTCACTGGTGCTGGAGATTGCAGGAACTAATGTCAG TACCACATACATCACATGTCCTGATGATCCAAAGGAGACTCTGGGCATCAAGCTACCTTTCCTAGTGATGATCATCAAGAACCTGAAGAAATACTTCACTTTTGAAGTGCAG GTGCTGGATGACAAGAACGTACGCCGGCGTTTCCGTGCGAGTAACTACCAGAGCACAACACGGGTGAACCCCTTCAGCTGCACCATGCCCCTGAGGCTGGATGATGGCTGGAACCAAATCCAGTTCAACCTGTCAGACTTCACACGCCGGGCTTATGGGACAAATTACATTGAGACCCTGAGGGTTCAG agtGTTTCAGGAGGGTAA
- the LOC139801816 gene encoding cilia- and flagella-associated protein 20-like isoform X2 encodes MFKNTFQSGFLSVLYSIGSKPLQIWDKKVCNGYIKRITDNDIRSLVLEIAGTNVSTTYITCPDDPKETLGIKLPFLVMIIKNLKKYFTFEVQVLDDKNVRRRFRASNYQSTTRVNPFSCTMPLRLDDGWNQIQFNLSDFTRRAYGTNYIETLRVQIHANCRIRRVYFSDRLYSEDELPAEFKLYLPIQNKARQ; translated from the exons ATGTTCAAAAACACGTTCCAGAGTGGGTTCCTCTCCGTGCTGTACAGCATCGGCAGCAAGCCGCTCCAGATCTGGGACAAAAAG GTGTGCAATGGCTACATCAAGCGGATCACAGACAACGACATTCGGTCACTGGTGCTGGAGATTGCAGGAACTAATGTCAG TACCACATACATCACATGTCCTGATGATCCAAAGGAGACTCTGGGCATCAAGCTACCTTTCCTAGTGATGATCATCAAGAACCTGAAGAAATACTTCACTTTTGAAGTGCAG GTGCTGGATGACAAGAACGTACGCCGGCGTTTCCGTGCGAGTAACTACCAGAGCACAACACGGGTGAACCCCTTCAGCTGCACCATGCCCCTGAGGCTGGATGATGGCTGGAACCAAATCCAGTTCAACCTGTCAGACTTCACACGCCGGGCTTATGGGACAAATTACATTGAGACCCTGAGGGTTCAG ATCCATGCCAACTGTCGCATCCGACGGGTCTACTTCTCTGACCGGCTCTACTCAGAGGATGAGCTCCCAGCTGAGTTCAAGCTGTATTTGCCTATCCAGAACAAGGCCAGG CAATAA